In Opitutaceae bacterium TAV5, one genomic interval encodes:
- a CDS encoding filamentous hemagglutinin: protein MSPASRRLFRAIRALAATQLSLSLSGVLPLAAASGNDMFRPRNGGSTPGLPPAANPAAQLPASHGGANQSFARITQSVAAVRAAQDVARAAAQAAVSNVPNGLAPGGLVVAPGATPGSSLWLGAAAPVQTQNGPRTQVDIVQQQAKAILTWESFNIGKETTLTFDQRGNADWIALNRVTGADTNPSQILGQLKADGQVYIVNQNGIIFGGSSQVNVGALTASSLNITDENFQREFVTSVWQQTPTFQAVAGVVPGDIKVEAGARIETDASGRVFLLGGNVANHGTIRTPDGQTILAAGQRAFLKASTESNLRGWEIEVVGNTADTGLAANSGEIIAERGNITLVGKDVSVAGRLAATTSATANGSVFLHARDEALAQFNDNGIFEGVGFLRSGILTIEAGTVIDILPEYSSTDTVTATALIDPSQVDLYGKTIHLGDDSAIVAPSGDVALTSVSSLLVPYAQQSETERGASRIYIGKNALIDVSGSLGVVADGTRNFVEVELRGNELRDNPLLYDLLYGKKVWVDLRDTGTFDDPFMADVEWIESRPGVWIGSPLFDATGYINQLRRGVGELTATGGNITASAYGDIVVREGAVLDVSGGTVNYTAAVGQVTRLRSASGATVDVGNATWGESYTGIVGIHSVDHGRWGVTEDFYLPFVSSPRFSEAYTEGKAAGTVSLDAQRVALDGQINAHVTLGERQVGNSAAPIGGALVIGHAGATRSNPTWQLDYRLTGADIVSDGARLDDDFSFGDRLADDFRTALSTGMLAEGGVGSLHVYAIEGISVAQGVTLDLGARGSAVLAAREIAVDGTIRAAGGSITLRADYADLPPFSTSTQSSAPRPPLAITLGESSVLDVSGQWVNAFTGNVDAPFAVHGGTVSLLTNELTPVNSLPSLEGEGVASGVITLAQGSVIDVSGGGYVNTRGSLSRLGNAGSIVIGATDILFGDGLATYDGLRGYALATTTSAGRGGSLSLTHRAIQVGTPSEDPAGATLWLDDAFFRRGGFADYSLHGIASLSVEGDAHVAPAAQNRLILDPASFATGAAPGTLGALTLLPEGHRKSASLSLSAGSVRWSYVITTTSATYQATDYRGTLTLAEGSVIDSGLGGSVSLGAVDQVVVAGTVRAPGGTIDARVILPNQGNLGSLVPQRQDRAVWLTSTAQLLAPGAWLPSVNLHGLRTGEVLSGGSVVLDTSRAGRVVTEAGSLIDVSGGLATLDLAALSAPSVSSSVTGVPATAPVEVWSDAGFVTIRMRDGGYLDGSYRAAGLVPEAENGSLTVVAGSLAGAFGGATTGTLVVRQDADAALPESLRPGDAFTSSLGQAFLSADTLAQSGFSTLDLTAMTGVTFRGDVRLEAGRRIALDTPLLRVEATPEVSAPAATVAAPWVSLGDTGIVRDGIASGSTSPSASSGPGELRVEADLIDFAGNTVLSNVGAAGFYSTGDIRFVGASRFGSVGSALSDAIFALVSDLRASAPLTFSAARLYPASGVPAAITAPAADVVFESPTASVDRSAPLSAGGSLLVTAANIQQNGTVRAPLGQITFDAGPVGTVTFGENSLTSVSLEGLSIPYGDVINGNWFGRGSGSITGTDALWLLEAAPDKRVTVAARDIDVQAGAVIDLSGGGDITAAEFVPGTGGSRDLLAGTGVYAVVPSLQSALAPAGIDAGSQVWLSGVPGLAAGYYTLLPAQYALLPGAFRVTVRQASSDLPVGTANARPDGSYLVSGYFASSLTGTRDSRASTFNVMPAGVVRNFAEYTEHTGNAFFAAYAANRDQLIQRLPVDAGQLVLNARRSLGLEGSARTGAGEGGRGALIDIAADSIAVLASGANPLDDYSVNLDGAALSRFGAGSLLLGGTRTVTEDGIVIATVAERVLVANDEASALVAPEVLLVAKTVIAGEALEGTGVIELAEGSVIRAEGAVTGEVLPLRIGTMPDEGQAARGTGMGAFVGVSNAALDLTRVDVAAAEGPTLGVLTVGGGASLQASGAILLDATFDTVISGDAALRAPSLEVASSVISLGGAPEGAGGFIVGADTLAGFADTTRLVLRSYGAIDFYDVPALGLTDEAGDPLFAELILDGAALVQRGAEDVTLRGQSVTLRNTGGNAFTENVPLAGSLTVLADTLTLAAGESRLLGFGSVALTAADLRFENVGSLAVGTEAAPVDVTVTAPRISASGNATHGLVTRGALTLAGRSAAAPATEADFGGSVSFFGRTVAVDAGRIDLRSGSLSLDAVEDLLIGAGSTLDASGRVETFFDVTRTVPAGTLSLVSHTGNVIVETGALLDVSAGSADGNAGTLAVTTPEGSFVLLGTARGGSFSLDAGTVADFAGLNASLNAGGFAQKRAFNLRSGDFTVDGTTRTHELEIVAASGSLTVASDAALIADGAKPGSIRLIAADDLTVASGARLSAIATDGQGGRVELVSAGGDLAFRAGASIDVIGSREGGLVTLRAGLDETTSDYRLTDASGTITGARRIDAEAVRIYDLPAVSTAVVTDYVTGATVTRDVATIDSSLINTIRADTTAWLAAHKDATLARLGRTDDAAFHLVTGVEVRSEGDLALGAPIPYDSVAPAQSPWTLSASAAGDYGTLTLRAAGNLVLNESLTALDSRPHSWSLRLVGGSDLASADPLAVQPLFNLADTGDVRILRSVATGTGDIDVRAARDVQLKRTFVRYRQPTGQREIATLDALMLRGTNFSTWTRLNDFSDGYLYTAGRRAQATDGGNSGGGSIRIAAGRDVRGPGRDLTLFSNTGGQSNGRQVVRNQLVTDWQWRRGALNAAGTAYTTQPAWGIDLPTGGWSDTTFSQGVGTLGGGDIAIGAGRNLDSMTVVAPTSGRVTGTPANAVLETWGGGDIRITTGGDVLGGIFYNGKGDAGLRIGGSLVGAPLNTDRVDRLAGGSTRTNNRYFLENIFAVGEGSYDIVVRGDADIGWVFNPTLFGVGGSRLSALFSTYADDSAFSVSSIAGDVRLKGYSGLAPGRVVSTPPNFSFSTGGQQSRVLFGFMSMLYPGTVEAVAFNGDIRIGNGSDAVVLLYPQAGGDLNLLAAGSIDLDTLAFTNTTNFYDQGYGLVMSDADPTAMPTALRPVATWDELALRLREPLPAYTGVVDRALSHSASLYRADDANPVRIYAREGDIDGQWNPGYAQAAFSVVMPKPTYIRAGRDIIDLLFFGQNFTDDQTTIVQAGRDIRQQGVLRLGGWPDGNVISVGGPGRLEVTAGRHLDLNKSAGIQAVGNQMNPYLSKTQSADIALTVGAGAGGPDYAAFASLYLDPANRIAGIRNYATDLLGYMREKTGDDTLDASAAWLAFQDLPDGVRAAFVRKVFYKELAAVGTFAAESDEPTKYNPGFDALSALFYADDLLAYMREQTGNASLDLAGAWARFQDPTITEQQRNAWHNGFYALLNEGDVTPYAGDLSLRYSQIKSIYDGSIDLMVPGGSIDGGLAVVGPDLSSTASITSNGKTISALKTADQLGILALRGGDVSIFLDGDMVVNQSRVFAIGGGDIVIWSSNGDINAGKGAKTAAVAPPPRIVYDAASGSFTIEFTGETAGSGIGTLISSAGGEPGDVYLMAPRGTVDAGDAGIRVSGNIVVAAQSVRGADNIQVGGASLGVPSTAINTGAIAAASAATSAISQQTFTPPPQTAPQDVPSTFTIQVIGYGGDIEAGDGIPRSPRVSQL, encoded by the coding sequence ATGTCTCCCGCCTCCCGCCGTCTCTTCCGCGCCATCCGGGCGCTCGCCGCCACACAGCTCAGTCTTTCGCTTTCCGGTGTGCTGCCGCTGGCCGCGGCGAGCGGGAACGACATGTTCCGTCCCCGTAACGGCGGGAGCACGCCGGGCCTTCCTCCCGCCGCCAACCCGGCGGCGCAGTTGCCGGCCAGCCACGGCGGGGCCAACCAGTCCTTTGCCCGCATCACGCAATCGGTCGCCGCCGTGCGCGCCGCTCAGGATGTGGCCCGCGCCGCCGCTCAGGCCGCAGTTTCGAATGTTCCCAACGGCCTCGCTCCCGGCGGCCTCGTCGTCGCTCCCGGCGCTACGCCCGGCTCCTCCCTCTGGCTCGGCGCCGCCGCTCCGGTCCAGACGCAAAACGGCCCACGCACTCAGGTGGACATCGTCCAGCAACAGGCCAAGGCGATCCTCACCTGGGAGTCCTTCAACATCGGCAAGGAAACCACGCTCACTTTCGACCAGCGCGGCAACGCCGACTGGATCGCCCTCAATCGCGTCACCGGCGCCGATACCAACCCCTCGCAAATCCTCGGCCAGTTGAAGGCCGACGGGCAGGTCTATATCGTCAACCAGAACGGCATCATCTTCGGCGGTTCCTCCCAAGTGAACGTCGGCGCCCTCACAGCCTCCTCGCTCAATATCACCGACGAAAACTTCCAGCGGGAGTTCGTCACCTCTGTCTGGCAGCAGACCCCGACCTTCCAGGCCGTCGCCGGCGTTGTCCCCGGCGACATCAAGGTCGAGGCCGGCGCTCGCATCGAGACTGATGCCTCCGGCCGTGTTTTCTTGCTCGGCGGCAACGTCGCCAACCACGGCACGATCCGCACCCCCGACGGCCAGACGATCCTCGCCGCCGGGCAGCGTGCCTTTCTCAAGGCCAGCACCGAGTCCAACCTGCGCGGCTGGGAGATCGAGGTCGTCGGCAACACCGCCGACACCGGCCTTGCCGCCAACTCCGGTGAGATCATCGCCGAGCGTGGCAACATCACCCTTGTCGGCAAGGATGTCTCCGTCGCCGGCCGCCTCGCCGCCACCACCTCGGCCACTGCCAACGGCTCCGTCTTCCTGCACGCCCGCGACGAGGCGCTCGCCCAATTCAACGACAACGGTATCTTCGAGGGTGTCGGGTTTCTCCGTTCGGGCATTCTGACCATCGAGGCTGGGACGGTCATCGACATCCTCCCCGAGTATTCCTCCACCGATACGGTTACGGCCACCGCGCTGATCGATCCTTCGCAGGTCGATCTCTACGGGAAGACGATTCACCTCGGGGATGATTCCGCCATTGTCGCCCCTTCTGGCGACGTCGCCCTGACCAGTGTATCCAGCTTGCTGGTGCCCTATGCCCAGCAGAGCGAGACGGAGCGCGGCGCATCCCGCATCTACATCGGCAAAAACGCCCTCATCGACGTGTCCGGCAGTCTCGGCGTGGTCGCGGACGGCACGCGCAACTTCGTGGAGGTCGAGCTGCGCGGCAATGAGCTGCGCGACAACCCGCTCCTTTACGATCTCCTCTACGGCAAGAAAGTGTGGGTCGATCTGCGCGACACCGGCACCTTCGACGACCCCTTCATGGCCGACGTCGAATGGATCGAGAGCCGGCCCGGCGTCTGGATTGGCTCGCCGCTTTTCGACGCCACCGGCTACATCAACCAGCTCCGCCGCGGAGTCGGGGAACTCACCGCTACCGGAGGCAACATCACCGCCAGCGCCTACGGCGACATCGTGGTGCGCGAGGGCGCGGTGCTCGACGTTTCCGGCGGCACCGTCAATTACACCGCCGCCGTCGGCCAAGTCACCCGCCTGCGCTCCGCCTCCGGCGCCACGGTCGATGTGGGCAACGCGACCTGGGGCGAATCCTACACCGGCATCGTGGGCATCCATTCCGTCGATCACGGCCGCTGGGGCGTCACCGAGGATTTTTATCTGCCCTTCGTCTCCTCCCCGCGCTTCTCCGAAGCCTACACCGAAGGCAAGGCCGCCGGCACCGTCTCGCTCGATGCCCAGCGCGTCGCCCTCGACGGGCAGATCAACGCCCATGTCACCCTTGGTGAACGGCAGGTAGGCAACTCCGCCGCGCCCATCGGCGGGGCGCTCGTCATCGGCCATGCCGGCGCCACCCGCTCGAATCCCACTTGGCAGCTCGACTACCGTCTGACCGGTGCCGACATCGTCTCGGACGGCGCTCGGTTGGATGACGACTTTTCTTTCGGGGATCGTCTCGCCGACGATTTCCGCACCGCTCTTTCCACCGGGATGCTGGCGGAGGGCGGCGTCGGCTCGCTCCATGTATATGCGATCGAAGGTATCAGCGTGGCCCAAGGCGTCACGCTCGACCTGGGCGCGCGCGGCTCCGCCGTGCTGGCCGCCCGCGAGATCGCGGTGGACGGCACGATCCGGGCCGCTGGCGGCTCGATCACGCTGCGGGCCGATTATGCCGACCTTCCGCCTTTTTCCACTTCGACCCAATCCTCGGCACCCCGTCCGCCACTGGCGATCACCCTTGGCGAATCCTCCGTGCTCGATGTGAGCGGCCAGTGGGTCAACGCCTTCACGGGAAACGTGGATGCCCCCTTCGCCGTCCACGGCGGCACCGTCAGCCTCCTCACCAACGAGCTTACGCCCGTCAACAGCCTGCCTTCGCTTGAAGGCGAGGGCGTCGCCAGCGGCGTCATCACCCTGGCGCAAGGCAGCGTCATCGACGTGTCCGGCGGCGGCTACGTCAATACCAGGGGCAGCCTCTCCCGCCTCGGCAATGCCGGCTCCATCGTCATCGGTGCCACCGACATCCTTTTCGGCGACGGCCTTGCCACCTATGACGGCCTGCGCGGCTATGCGCTCGCCACCACGACCTCCGCCGGCCGCGGCGGTAGCCTCTCGCTCACCCATCGCGCCATCCAAGTCGGCACACCTTCCGAAGACCCCGCCGGCGCCACCCTCTGGCTCGACGACGCCTTTTTCCGGCGTGGCGGCTTTGCCGATTATTCCCTGCACGGCATCGCTTCACTCTCGGTTGAGGGCGACGCGCACGTCGCCCCCGCGGCGCAAAACCGCCTCATCCTCGACCCTGCCTCGTTCGCCACCGGCGCGGCTCCCGGCACCCTCGGCGCGCTCACCCTTCTGCCCGAGGGACACCGCAAATCCGCCAGCCTCTCTCTTTCCGCCGGTTCCGTCCGGTGGAGTTATGTCATCACCACCACCAGCGCCACCTATCAGGCAACCGACTACCGGGGCACTCTCACTCTGGCCGAGGGCAGTGTCATCGACTCTGGGCTCGGCGGCTCGGTATCGCTGGGCGCGGTGGATCAGGTGGTTGTCGCCGGCACGGTCCGCGCCCCCGGCGGGACCATCGACGCCCGCGTCATCTTGCCGAATCAGGGCAATCTCGGTTCCTTGGTGCCGCAGCGTCAGGACCGTGCGGTCTGGCTGACCTCCACTGCGCAGTTGCTCGCGCCTGGAGCATGGCTGCCCTCCGTCAACTTGCATGGCCTTCGCACCGGCGAGGTGCTGTCCGGCGGCAGCGTGGTTCTCGATACGTCGCGGGCCGGCCGTGTGGTCACGGAAGCCGGTTCGCTGATCGACGTGTCCGGCGGCCTTGCCACGCTCGACTTGGCCGCGCTCTCCGCTCCGTCCGTTTCATCCTCCGTTACCGGCGTGCCGGCCACCGCGCCGGTCGAGGTGTGGAGCGATGCCGGCTTTGTCACCATTCGGATGCGCGACGGTGGCTACCTCGACGGCAGTTATCGCGCCGCCGGGCTCGTGCCCGAGGCCGAGAACGGTAGTCTCACGGTCGTCGCGGGTTCGCTTGCGGGGGCTTTTGGTGGCGCCACCACCGGCACGCTGGTTGTCCGACAGGACGCCGACGCCGCGCTCCCCGAATCCCTGCGGCCGGGCGATGCGTTCACATCCTCTTTGGGACAGGCGTTCCTTTCGGCCGATACGCTGGCGCAGTCCGGTTTCTCCACGCTCGACCTGACCGCCATGACCGGGGTGACCTTCCGCGGCGACGTTCGCCTGGAGGCGGGCCGGCGTATCGCGCTCGACACGCCGCTCCTTCGCGTCGAGGCCACGCCCGAAGTGAGCGCGCCCGCCGCCACGGTGGCGGCTCCTTGGGTTTCTCTGGGCGATACCGGCATCGTTCGTGATGGCATCGCCAGCGGCTCCACCTCGCCATCGGCCTCCTCCGGTCCAGGCGAATTGCGGGTGGAGGCGGATCTAATCGACTTCGCCGGCAACACCGTCCTGTCCAATGTGGGTGCCGCCGGGTTTTACAGCACCGGCGACATCCGGTTCGTGGGTGCCTCCCGCTTTGGGTCCGTTGGAAGCGCTCTCAGCGACGCCATCTTTGCGCTGGTGTCCGACCTGCGGGCGTCCGCACCCCTCACGTTCTCGGCGGCCCGCCTCTATCCGGCCTCGGGCGTGCCGGCCGCGATCACCGCCCCCGCCGCGGATGTCGTCTTCGAGTCGCCGACCGCGTCGGTTGACCGATCGGCCCCGCTGTCCGCTGGCGGCAGCCTCCTCGTGACGGCGGCCAATATCCAGCAGAACGGCACCGTTCGCGCCCCCCTCGGCCAGATCACGTTCGACGCCGGACCTGTCGGCACTGTCACGTTCGGGGAAAACAGCCTCACGTCCGTTTCTTTGGAGGGCCTGTCGATTCCCTACGGAGATGTCATCAACGGCAATTGGTTTGGCCGCGGAAGCGGATCGATTACGGGCACGGATGCTCTCTGGCTCCTCGAAGCCGCGCCGGACAAGCGGGTGACGGTCGCCGCGCGCGACATCGACGTGCAGGCCGGTGCCGTGATCGACCTCTCCGGCGGCGGCGACATCACCGCGGCCGAGTTCGTCCCCGGCACCGGCGGTTCCCGCGACCTCCTCGCCGGCACCGGCGTGTATGCGGTCGTCCCCTCGCTCCAGTCCGCGCTCGCGCCCGCCGGGATCGACGCCGGCTCCCAAGTCTGGCTCTCCGGTGTGCCCGGCCTCGCCGCCGGCTACTACACGCTGCTGCCGGCCCAATATGCCCTGCTTCCGGGCGCCTTCCGCGTGACCGTGCGGCAGGCTTCCAGCGACCTGCCCGTCGGCACCGCCAATGCCCGGCCCGACGGCTCGTATCTGGTTTCCGGTTACTTCGCCTCTTCGCTCACCGGCACGCGCGACAGCCGAGCCTCCACGTTCAACGTCATGCCGGCCGGCGTGGTTCGGAACTTCGCCGAATACACCGAGCACACCGGCAACGCCTTCTTCGCCGCCTACGCGGCCAATCGCGATCAACTGATCCAACGCCTCCCGGTGGACGCGGGCCAGCTCGTGCTGAACGCCCGGCGCTCGCTCGGTCTGGAGGGCTCTGCCCGCACGGGAGCGGGCGAGGGCGGTCGCGGCGCGCTGATCGACATCGCCGCCGACTCCATCGCCGTCCTCGCCTCCGGCGCGAACCCGCTCGACGACTACAGTGTCAATCTCGACGGCGCGGCCCTCTCGCGCTTCGGGGCCGGCAGCCTCCTGCTCGGCGGCACCCGCACCGTCACGGAAGACGGTATCGTCATCGCCACGGTCGCCGAGCGCGTGCTCGTCGCCAACGACGAGGCATCCGCCCTGGTCGCGCCCGAGGTCCTGCTCGTTGCCAAGACCGTCATCGCAGGCGAGGCGTTGGAGGGCACCGGCGTCATCGAGCTGGCCGAGGGTAGCGTCATCCGCGCCGAGGGTGCGGTCACGGGCGAAGTCCTGCCGCTCCGCATCGGCACGATGCCGGACGAAGGGCAGGCGGCGCGGGGCACCGGCATGGGCGCTTTTGTCGGCGTGTCCAACGCCGCGCTCGACCTCACCCGCGTCGATGTCGCCGCCGCCGAGGGACCGACCTTGGGCGTGCTCACCGTGGGCGGCGGCGCCTCCCTGCAAGCCTCCGGCGCCATCCTCCTTGACGCCACCTTCGACACCGTGATTTCGGGCGACGCCGCGCTGCGCGCCCCCTCGCTGGAGGTCGCCTCCAGTGTCATCAGCCTGGGCGGCGCGCCCGAGGGCGCCGGCGGTTTCATCGTCGGCGCCGACACGCTCGCCGGCTTCGCCGACACCACCCGCCTCGTCCTGCGCAGCTACGGCGCCATCGACTTCTACGACGTGCCCGCGCTCGGACTGACCGATGAAGCGGGCGACCCGCTCTTCGCCGAGTTGATCCTCGACGGCGCGGCGCTCGTGCAGCGTGGCGCGGAGGATGTCACCCTGCGCGGCCAGTCCGTCACCCTGCGCAACACCGGCGGCAACGCCTTCACCGAGAATGTCCCACTTGCGGGCTCCCTCACCGTCCTCGCTGACACTCTCACGCTCGCTGCTGGCGAAAGCCGTCTGCTCGGCTTTGGCTCGGTCGCTCTCACCGCTGCCGACCTGCGCTTCGAGAATGTTGGCAGCCTAGCCGTCGGCACGGAGGCGGCGCCGGTCGATGTCACCGTCACCGCCCCGCGCATTTCCGCGAGTGGCAACGCCACCCACGGTCTTGTCACCCGCGGCGCGCTCACGCTGGCCGGCCGCTCCGCCGCCGCGCCTGCGACCGAGGCCGATTTCGGTGGCAGCGTCTCCTTCTTTGGCCGGACCGTCGCGGTGGACGCCGGCCGCATTGACCTGCGCTCCGGTTCGCTCTCGCTCGACGCGGTCGAAGACCTGCTCATTGGCGCCGGTAGCACGCTCGATGCCTCCGGTCGCGTCGAAACTTTCTTCGATGTCACCCGCACCGTGCCCGCTGGCACTCTCTCCCTCGTCTCGCACACCGGCAACGTTATCGTGGAGACCGGCGCGCTCCTCGACGTCTCCGCTGGCTCTGCCGATGGCAACGCCGGCACGCTTGCCGTGACCACCCCCGAAGGCTCCTTCGTCCTCCTCGGCACGGCCCGCGGCGGCTCCTTCTCGCTCGACGCCGGCACCGTGGCCGACTTCGCCGGCCTCAACGCCTCGCTCAACGCCGGCGGCTTCGCGCAAAAACGCGCTTTCAACCTCCGCTCCGGCGACTTCACCGTCGATGGCACCACCCGCACCCACGAGTTGGAAATCGTCGCCGCTTCCGGCAGCCTCACCGTGGCGTCCGATGCCGCGCTCATCGCCGATGGTGCCAAGCCCGGCTCCATCCGCCTGATCGCCGCCGACGATCTCACGGTCGCCTCCGGCGCACGGCTCTCCGCCATCGCCACCGACGGCCAGGGCGGGCGCGTGGAACTCGTCAGCGCGGGCGGCGACCTCGCCTTCCGAGCTGGCGCGTCCATCGACGTGATCGGCTCCCGCGAAGGCGGCCTCGTCACCCTCCGCGCCGGGCTCGACGAGACAACCAGCGACTACCGCCTCACCGACGCCTCCGGCACCATCACCGGTGCCCGCCGCATCGACGCCGAAGCCGTGCGCATTTACGATCTCCCGGCGGTCTCCACCGCAGTCGTCACCGATTACGTCACCGGCGCGACCGTCACGCGCGATGTCGCCACTATCGACTCCTCCCTCATCAATACGATCCGGGCCGACACCACCGCCTGGCTCGCCGCGCACAAGGACGCCACGCTCGCCCGCCTTGGCCGGACCGATGACGCGGCCTTCCACCTCGTCACCGGCGTCGAAGTTCGCTCGGAGGGCGACCTCGCTCTCGGAGCACCCATCCCTTACGACTCCGTCGCTCCCGCGCAGTCCCCCTGGACGTTGTCCGCCTCCGCTGCGGGCGACTATGGCACGCTTACCCTGCGCGCCGCCGGCAATCTGGTGCTGAACGAATCGCTGACCGCGCTCGACTCGCGGCCGCATTCGTGGTCGCTGCGTCTTGTGGGCGGCTCGGACCTCGCGTCCGCTGATCCGCTCGCCGTCCAGCCGCTCTTCAACCTCGCCGACACCGGCGATGTGCGCATCCTCCGCTCCGTCGCCACCGGCACCGGTGACATCGACGTGCGCGCTGCCCGCGATGTTCAACTGAAACGCACCTTTGTCCGCTACCGGCAACCTACCGGCCAGCGGGAGATCGCCACGCTCGACGCCCTCATGCTGCGCGGCACCAACTTCTCCACCTGGACCCGGCTCAACGACTTTTCCGACGGCTACCTCTACACGGCCGGCCGCCGCGCCCAAGCCACCGATGGTGGCAACAGCGGCGGTGGCTCCATCCGCATCGCCGCCGGCCGGGATGTGCGCGGCCCTGGTCGCGACCTGACCCTGTTCAGCAACACCGGCGGCCAGAGCAACGGCCGGCAGGTGGTGCGCAACCAGCTCGTCACCGACTGGCAGTGGCGCCGAGGCGCGCTCAATGCCGCCGGCACCGCCTACACCACGCAGCCGGCTTGGGGCATCGACCTGCCAACCGGTGGCTGGAGTGACACGACATTCAGCCAAGGCGTGGGCACGCTCGGCGGCGGCGACATCGCGATCGGCGCCGGCCGCAATCTCGATTCAATGACAGTCGTTGCTCCCACCAGCGGCCGCGTAACCGGCACGCCCGCCAACGCCGTGCTCGAAACTTGGGGTGGCGGCGACATCCGCATTACCACCGGCGGCGATGTGCTCGGTGGCATCTTCTATAACGGCAAGGGCGACGCCGGGCTTCGCATCGGCGGCAGCCTCGTCGGCGCTCCGTTGAATACCGACCGCGTGGACCGGCTTGCCGGCGGCTCCACCCGGACCAACAACCGCTACTTCCTCGAAAACATCTTCGCCGTCGGCGAAGGCTCCTACGACATCGTCGTCCGCGGCGATGCCGACATCGGCTGGGTATTCAACCCAACTCTCTTCGGCGTCGGTGGCTCCCGCCTGTCGGCGTTGTTCTCGACCTACGCCGACGACAGTGCGTTCTCCGTCTCCTCGATCGCCGGTGATGTTCGCCTGAAGGGATACTCCGGTCTGGCCCCAGGTCGAGTCGTGTCCACGCCCCCCAACTTTTCTTTTAGCACCGGCGGGCAGCAAAGCCGAGTTCTCTTTGGGTTCATGTCCATGCTCTATCCGGGCACCGTGGAGGCCGTGGCCTTTAACGGAGACATCCGGATCGGCAACGGCTCTGACGCGGTGGTCCTCCTCTACCCGCAGGCCGGAGGCGATCTCAATCTGCTCGCCGCCGGCTCCATCGACCTCGACACGCTGGCTTTCACCAATACCACCAACTTCTACGATCAAGGCTACGGCCTCGTCATGTCGGACGCCGACCCGACCGCCATGCCCACGGCGCTTCGGCCGGTGGCGACTTGGGACGAGCTCGCGCTGCGCCTGCGCGAGCCCTTGCCTGCTTACACCGGCGTGGTGGATCGCGCCCTCAGCCACTCCGCCAGCCTCTACCGCGCCGACGATGCCAACCCCGTCCGCATCTACGCCCGCGAGGGTGACATCGACGGGCAATGGAACCCAGGCTACGCGCAGGCCGCCTTCAGCGTCGTCATGCCGAAGCCGACCTATATCCGTGCCGGGCGCGACATCATCGACCTTCTGTTCTTCGGCCAGAATTTCACCGACGACCAGACCACGATCGTCCAGGCCGGGCGCGACATCCGCCAGCAGGGCGTCCTGCGCCTCGGCGGCTGGCCCGACGGCAACGTCATCAGCGTCGGCGGCCCCGGCCGCCTCGAAGTCACCGCCGGCCGCCACCTCGACCTCAACAAAAGCGCCGGCATCCAGGCCGTGGGCAACCAGATGAACCCGTATCTCTCCAAGACGCAGAGCGCGGACATCGCCCTCACCGTCGGCGCGGGTGCGGGTGGTCCCGACTACGCCGCCTTCGCCTCGCTCTACCTCGACCCCGCCAACCGCATCGCCGGCATCCGCAACTACGCCACGGACCTTCTCGGCTACATGCGGGAAAAAACCGGCGACGACACCCTCGATGCCTCCGCTGCCTGGCTGGCCTTTCAGGACCTGCCGGACGGCGTGCGTGCCGCTTTCGTGCGGAAAGTCTTCTACAAGGAGCTGGCCGCTGTCGGCACCTTTGCCGCCGAGAGCGACGAGCCCACCAAATACAACCCCGGCTTCGACGCCCTCTCCGCGCTTTTCTATGCCGACGACCTGCTCGCCTACATGCGTGAGCAGACGGGTAACGCCTCGCTCGACCTCGCCGGTGCCTGGGCGCGTTTCCAGGACCCGACAATCACCGAGCAGCAGCGTAACGCCTGGCACAACGGCTTCTACGCCCTGCTCAACGAAGGCGACGTCACCCCCTACGCCGGCGATCTCTCGCTACGCTACAGCCAGATCAAGTCCATCTACGATGGCAGCATCGACCTCATGGTCCCCGGCGGTTCCATCGACGGCGGCCTTGCCGTCGTCGGCCCCGACCTCAGCTCCACGGCGAGCATCACCAGCAACGGCAAGACGATCTCCGCGCTCAAGACCGCCGACCAGCTCGGCATCCTCGCCCTGCGCGGCGGCGACGTCTCGATCTTCCTCGATGGCGACATGGTCGTGAACCAGTCCCGCGTTTTCGCCATCGGCGGGGGCGACATCGTCATCTGGTCGTCCAACGGGGACATCAACGCCGGCAAGGGCGCCAAGACCGCCGCCGTGGCCCCGCCGCCCCGCATCGTTTATGATGCGGCCAGCGGCAGCTTCACCATCGAGTTCACCGGCGAGACCGCCGGCAGCGGCATCGGCACGCTCATCAGCAGCGCGGGCGGCGAGCCCGGCGACGTTTACCTGATGGCCCCGCGCGGCACCGTCGATGCGGGCGACGCCGGCATCCGTGTGAGCGGCAACATCGTGGTGGCTGCGCAGTCCGTGCGCGGGGCCGACAACATCCAGGTCGGCGGCGCTTCGCTCGGCGTGCCCTCCACTGCGATCAACACCGGCGCCATTGCCGCCGCCTCCGCCGCCACGTCCGCGATCTCCCAGCAGACCTTCACGCCCCCGCCGCAGACCGCGCCGCAGGATGTCCCGTCCACCTTCACCATCCAGGTGATCGGCTACGGCGGTGACATCGAGGCCGGCGACGGCATCCCCCGCAGCCCCCGCGTCAGCCAGCTCTGA